Genomic segment of Zingiber officinale cultivar Zhangliang chromosome 11B, Zo_v1.1, whole genome shotgun sequence:
ATTTCTATCTGTTAAATCATTTCCATTGAATGAGACAGAATACTCccatctatatttttatttttatccgtTAACGAGTTGGTATTGATTTTCAACATTGAgagcgagcgaatcaccttttgccacattgaTCCAGGTGACATTGAAGAGATGGCGTACCGATGACAGCGATGGCGTGGTTATTGAAAGCCGACAATTGAAATTTTGACTTTTCGCTAGAGATAACAGAGCAGAATAGATGACGCTAGGAATACACTTTGTTTGGTCACATCCTTTGCTCCCTCTTTGTGGTGAATAATAAAAATGCAGACACAATTTTGTTTCCTTATCTTTTCTATGTATATGTTTCTTAATCTTCTTGCAATTTTGTTTGGTAGTAATAATGCAGGACTAGCTTTTAAGTAAAAATTGGGAAAATAAATGAAAACAAAGGAAGTGCATTATGGAGGAAATCTATGAGAAGGGAAGGGAGAAAGCAACTTTTGAGGTCTAGAGACAAAAATATTGAGCCATGAAATCACAGACAAATACAACCTTCAAGTTTTTGCTGCCAAAATGCAATTGATCTAGTTGTGTATAAATTAGAGGCTTGGCAtgcatctttattttttatttttttttgggtttCTTCTATATTATCCATCTGACATGTATTTTGCATTTATGCAGACCTTTAGTCACACTTGTCTACCCCTTGTAAGTACCATTCTGAACTACTAAATGCAAGATGATAGAACTTTTGAAAGAAGTTCTCAATTTCACAGATTTATTCCGAGTAGTTAGACTTTTCTTGGTCTTGACAGCTATGCTTCTGTGAAAGCAATAGAATCCAAATCTCCAGAAGATGATCAGCAGTGGCTTACCTACTGGGTGCTGTATTCTTTAGTTACTTTGTTTGAGTTGACATTTTCTACACTCATTGAATGACTTCAATTTTGGCTTTATGCAAAGCTAATATTTAACTGCTGGCTGGTTTTACCATACTTCAGTGGTGCCACATTTATTTATGAGAATTTTGTGAGACCTATGGTTTTGAATCAACAGACCTTGATCCTTTGGTCTCTCTCTTCAAAAAGTGGCACCTTTGGCAAGCCAGATGACGTTCTATTAGCCGCTGAGAAATTTATTGAGCAAAATGGAACAGAAGCATTTGAAAAACTTATAAGCAAGGCTGGAGGCTTGTCCAATCCCAAGAagaacatgcatgcaacatttCACGACGACAGAGATGACAGAGAGGAAAATGAGTCTTGGAAGATGAACAGGTTGGCTTGGGAATCCAGCTTTCGAACAAGCAGCAGTTTTATGATTTTTGATGACGATGC
This window contains:
- the LOC122033776 gene encoding HVA22-like protein a, giving the protein MACYASVKAIESKSPEDDQQWLTYWVLGATFIYENFVRPMVLNQQTLILWSLSSKSGTFGKPDDVLLAAEKFIEQNGTEAFEKLISKAGGLSNPKKNMHATFHDDRDDREENESWKMNRLAWESSFRTSSSFMIFDDDANRRWN